In one window of Aceticella autotrophica DNA:
- a CDS encoding undecaprenyl-diphosphate phosphatase produces MTYLQAIIFAFVQGVTELFPISSIAHTVLVPYILRWNLSFEFLKENFLPFIVMLHLGTTIALLTFFGRDWIQILKSVFYKNQSKKLLYLIIVGTIPAIIIGFLFEKLIRTSMSNVTSASIFLILNGFMLYLGEKLHSKGKKRIEELSYKEASIVGLVQCLAFIPGFSRSGSSMTAGFWVGLSHEESVHFSMLLATPVIAGAAVIEIPKLIKTHINGLFQISILGGIVSAVFAFIAILILVYWFKKKEINAMLPFSYYCWIVGTAVLISKFF; encoded by the coding sequence ATGACTTATTTGCAAGCTATTATATTTGCATTTGTTCAAGGAGTTACTGAACTGTTCCCAATTAGTAGTATCGCTCATACTGTATTGGTACCTTATATTTTAAGGTGGAATTTAAGTTTTGAATTTCTAAAAGAAAATTTTCTTCCTTTTATCGTTATGCTCCATCTTGGGACTACAATTGCATTATTAACTTTTTTTGGAAGAGACTGGATTCAAATATTAAAATCTGTTTTTTATAAAAACCAATCAAAAAAATTATTATATTTAATAATTGTTGGCACAATCCCAGCAATAATTATTGGATTTTTGTTTGAAAAATTAATTAGAACATCTATGAGCAATGTCACATCTGCCTCGATATTTCTTATTCTAAATGGATTCATGCTATACTTAGGAGAAAAATTACATTCAAAAGGAAAGAAAAGAATTGAAGAACTGTCATATAAAGAAGCTTCAATTGTAGGACTTGTTCAGTGTTTAGCTTTTATACCTGGTTTTTCAAGGTCTGGTTCTAGTATGACAGCAGGTTTTTGGGTTGGATTGTCACATGAAGAGTCTGTCCACTTTTCAATGTTACTTGCAACTCCTGTAATTGCAGGTGCTGCTGTTATAGAAATACCCAAATTAATAAAAACGCACATAAATGGTTTGTTTCAGATTTCTATACTTGGAGGTATCGTATCTGCTGTATTCGCATTTATTGCAATTCTAATATTAGTATATTGGTTTAAAAAGAAAGAAATAAATGCAATGTTACCCTTCTCCTATTATTGTTGGATAGTAGGTACAGCAGTACTAATTTCAAAGTTTTTTTGA